The window CGGTGACGGATTATATCCACGCCCACCTCGACGATCCGGGGCTGTCGGTCAACGAACTGGCGCGTTTCGCGAATATCAGCCGCACGCAACTCTATCTCAGCATCAAGCGGCTGACCGACCGGACGCCTTCGGACTTCATCCTGCAAATCAAGATGCGCGAGGCGGCCGGGTGGCTGCAAACGACGGCGATGACCGCATCGGAGATCTCCTATAAACTGGGTTACTGCAATCCGAACCATTTCAGCCGCCAGTTCAAGGAGTATTACGGCGCTTCGCCCGGCGAATACCGCCGCCGGCACGCGAAGCCCGGGGCGTGAAACGCTCGTCGGTGAAATCCGCCCCGTCGTCGGGGTGATCGGGGCGAACGTCTATTTCATTTGTACGCACGGAAGGCAGCCGGTAAATTTGCGTCAAATGAAAATGCCATGAAACGAAGAGTGTGGATAGCGTGCGTCGCGTTGCTCGGCTGGCAGTTTGCGGCGGCGCAGGACTCGCTGAAGGTCTGGACGCTCGGGGAGTGTCTCGACTATGCGTTGGAGAACAACATCCAGCTGCGGCAGAGCCGCAACGACTATCTTTCGGGGATCGAGGACACCGGGGAGGCCAAAGCCGCGCTGTTCCCGTCGCTGACGGCTTCGGTGACGCAGGGCTTCACGAACTACCCCTCGTCGAACGCCACGGACCGCAACAGTTACACCGGGACATACGGGCTGAACGCCGGCATGACGCTCTACGAGGGCGGCAAACTGCGGACGGCCGTGAAGCGGCAGCAGGTGCAGAACCGCATCGACGCCCTTTCGGTCGAGGAGAGCGCCAACGACATCCGCATCGCCATCGTCCAAGCCTACATGCAGTGCCTCTACGCCGCCGAGGCCGTCACGGTGAACCGCTCCACGGCCGACGTCTCGAAGGCCCGGCGCGACCGCGCGGAGGCGATGTGGCAGGCCGGGTCGATCAGCAAGGTCGATTTCGCACAGCTGGAAAGCCAGTACGCGAGCGACGAATATCAGGTCGTCGTGGCTTCTGCGTCGCTCGACAACTACAAGTTGCAGCTCAAGCAGCTGCTCGAACTCGACATAACGGAGGAGATGAATCTTGCGGCGCCCGCCATCCAGGAGAGTGAGGTGTTGTCAGCCCTTCCCGCCAAAGCCGAAATCTATGCCACGGCGCTGGACGCCATGCCCGAGATCAAACGCGGGGAGCTGGCCGTCGAATCGGCGGAGTTGGGCATCAGGCAGGCGCGCGCAGGATTCTTTCCCTCCGTTTCCCTCTCCGCGGGCATCGGCACCGGGCACATGTCGGGCGGTTCGTTCGAAAGCGGTTCGCAGGTCTGGAACCGCTTCAACGAGAACGTCGGGCTCTCGGTGAGCATCCCGATCTTCTCCAACCGCAAGAACCGCACGGCGGTCAACAAGGCGCGCATCGCCGTCTCGAAC of the Alistipes senegalensis JC50 genome contains:
- a CDS encoding TolC family protein, producing MKRRVWIACVALLGWQFAAAQDSLKVWTLGECLDYALENNIQLRQSRNDYLSGIEDTGEAKAALFPSLTASVTQGFTNYPSSNATDRNSYTGTYGLNAGMTLYEGGKLRTAVKRQQVQNRIDALSVEESANDIRIAIVQAYMQCLYAAEAVTVNRSTADVSKARRDRAEAMWQAGSISKVDFAQLESQYASDEYQVVVASASLDNYKLQLKQLLELDITEEMNLAAPAIQESEVLSALPAKAEIYATALDAMPEIKRGELAVESAELGIRQARAGFFPSVSLSAGIGTGHMSGGSFESGSQVWNRFNENVGLSVSIPIFSNRKNRTAVNKARIAVSNSLLERQSLEKELLREVESAYLDAVSAQSQYVAACEKQRYAQQSCDLTDEQFRVGMKNTVELITAQNELTAARQEVLQAKYMALLNIELLDIYQGK